The Fusobacterium massiliense sequence TATGATGATAGAACAAATATAAAAAAAATAGAAGAATTAAGATTTAATGAATATGTTGTTGTAAAAGCTAGTATTATGAGTGTTGTAAATATGACAGTTAGGACTGGTAAAAAAATTGTAAAAGCTTTTGTAAATGATGGAACAGGTCTTATGGAAATTCTATGGTTTGGTATGCCTTATATAAAGAAGTCGTTGAAGATAGGAGAAGAATATTTATTTATAGGGCAGTTAAAGAAATCTAATGTTTTTCAAATGGTAAATCCTGAATACAAACTTTATTCAGGGCAAAAAAAGATGGCTATCAATGAAATATTACCAATATATAGTTCTAGTAAAAATATAACTCAAAATGATTTGAGAAAAATTATAAAAAAAATATTAGATTTATTTCAAAAAAATATTTGTGAAAATATTCCACTTGAACTTATTGAAAAATATAAAATATTAGATAGAGAAAAAGCTGTAAAAGAAATTCATTTTCCAAGTTCTTTAAAAAATATTGAAGATGCAAAGAGAAGATTTGCAATAGAAGAGTTGTTAATATTAGAATTAGGAATTTTAAAAAATAGATTTTTGTTGGAAAATTCTGATACAAAAAAATATGAGATTGAAGGGAAAAAAGAAAAAGTACAACTTTTCTTATCTCAACTTTCTTTTTCTCTTACAAATGCTCAAAAAAAAGTTATAAAAGAAATTTATGATGAAATATCAAAAGGGAAAATAGTTAATAGACTTATACAAGGAGATGTTGGAAGTGGGAAAACGATAGTAGCTATGGTAATGCTTATTTATATGGCTAATAATGGTTACCAAGGAGCACTTATGGCTCCAACAGAAATTCTTGCTAATCAACATTATTTAGGAATAAAAGAAAGATTAGAAAAAATTGGATTGAGAGTTGAAGTTTTAACTTCTAGCATAAAAGGAAAGAAAAAAGAGAAATTAATCGAAGAAATAAAAGAGGGATTAGTTGATATAGTTATTGGGACACACTCTCTTATTGAAGATGAAGTAGTTTTTAAAAAATTAGGACTGATAGTTATAGATGAGCAACATAGATTCGGAGTAAATCAAAGAAATAAATTAAGAGAAAAAGGTTTTCTAGGAAATTTACTTGTAATGAGTGCAACACCCATACCTCGTTCTTTAGCTTTGAGTATATACGGAGATTTAGATTTATCTATTATAGATGAAAGACCACCTGGAAGAACTCCTATAAAAACAAAATGGATAGCTAATGAAGATGATTTGGAAAAAATGTATAATTTTATCCATAAAAAAATAAATGAAGGACATCAAGCATATTTTGTTGCTCCACTCATTGAAGAAAGTGAAAAAATGGTTGTGAAATCTGTTGATAAAGTTTATGAAGAAATTGAAAAAAGATTTTTTGATAAAAGAATAGGAATTATACATGGAAAAATGAAAGCCAAAGAAAAAGATGAAGTAATGTTAAAATTTAAAAATAAGGACTATGACATACTTGTTGCAACAACAGTTATTGAAGTTGGGATTGATGTCCCCGCTTCAACAATAATGACTATTTACAATGCTGAAAGATTCGGTTTATCGGCTCTACATCAATTAAGGGGTAGAGTAGGAAGAGGTTCTAATCAATCTTATTGCTTTTTAATATCAAATCCAAGTTCTGATACTTCAAAACAAAGATTATCAATAATGGAAGAAACTGAAGATGGTTTTAAAATAGCTGAAGAAGATTTAAAATTAAGAAATTCTGGAGAAATTTTTGGTTTAAAGCAAAGTGGTTTTAGTGATTTAAAATTTATAGACATAATTTATGATATTAAAACTATAAAGCTTGTAAGAGATGAGTGTATTGAATATCTAAAGAAAAATAAAGGCGAAATTAAAAATACATATTTGAAGTATGACATAGAGAAAAAATTTTCTGATGTGCAATCAGGAAACTAAATAAAGTATCTTAATAAGAATAGATTATTTTATAACCTAAAAATTAAAAATACTAAATTTATTTTAAAGAGGTAATAGAGGAAAAGTAAAATCACTTTGTAGTTTAATGTTCCCGTATTATCTCTTTTTGTTTTCTAATGGGAAATTTAAGTATATTGATAAAACAAAATTGGAATATACTTTTAAAATATAAAATCAAAAATTAAACATGAAATTGAGTTATTTTTACTCTCTTTTCAATAGACTAATAAATTTATATTGAAATAAAATTTAAATCATAGTAAACTTATGTAAAGTAGTAGTTTATATATCTTATTTATTTTAATATAAATAAAATAAATATTTGAATGTACTATTTTATCTGTGGTTTACGTAAAAAAATAAAATAAATTATATAAATGAAAGGTGGTTTTTATCAATGGAAGCTTGGAGAAGTTTTAGAGATGGTAAATGGAAAGAAAGTATTAATGTTAGTGATTTTATAAAACAAAATTACACTGAATACACTGGAGATGAATCTTTCTTAGAAGGTCCTACTGAAAATACTTTAGAATTATGGAAAATTTTAAGTGGAATGCTTAAAATAGAAAGAGAAAAAGGAATTTATGATGCAGAAACAAAAATTCCTTCAAAGATTGATGCATATGGACCTGGATATATCAGTAAAGAATTAGAAACAATAGTTGGTTTACAAACTGATGCTCCTTTAAAAAGAGCTATATTCCCAAATGGTGGATTAAGAATGGTTGAAAATTCTTTAGAAGCATTTGGATATCAATTAGATCCAACTACTAAAGAAATCTATGAAAAATATAGAAAGAGTCATAATTCTGGAGTTTTCTCTGCTTATACACCTGCAATAAAAGCTGCAAGACATACTGGTATTATAACTGGACTTCCTGATGCATATGGAAGAGGAAGAATAATAGGAGACTATAGAAGAGTTGCTCTTTATGGTGTTGATAGATTAATTGCAGAAAGAAAAAGAGAATTCGATGCTTATGATCCTGAAGAAATGACAGAAAATATTATTAGAGATAGAGAAGAAATGTTTGAACAATTAGAAGCATTAAAAGCTCTAAAAAGAATGGCAGCAGCTTATGGTTTTGATATTGGAAGACCTGCTGAAACAGCTCAAGAAGCTATCCAATGGACATATTTTGGTTACTTAGGAGCAATCAAAGATCAAAATGGAGCAGCAATGAGTTTAGGAAAAACTGCTGGTTTCTTAGATGTTTACATTGAAAGAGATTTAAAAGAAGGAAGAATAACTGAAAAACAAGCTCAAGAATTTATTGACCACTTTGTTATGAAATTAAGAATAGTTAGATTCTTAAGAACTCCAGAATACGATCAATTATTCTCAGGAGATCCAGTATGGGTTACAGAATCAATAGGTGGTATGAATAACGATGGAAGATCTTGGGTAACTAAAAATGCTTTCAGATATTTAAATACTTTATATAATTTAGGAACTGCTCCAGAACCTAACTTAACAATTTTATGGAGTGAACAATTACCAGAAAACTGGAAAAAATTCTGTTCAAAAGTTTCAATAGATACATCTTCATTACAATATGAAAATGATGATATTATGAGACCACAATTTGGAGAAGATTATGGAATAGCTTGTTGTGTATCTCCTATGGCTATAGGAAAACAAATGCAATTCTTTGGAGCAAGAGCAAACTTGCCTAAAGCATTGTTATATGCTATAAATGGTGGTAAAGATGAAGTAAAGAAAGAACAAGTAACACCTGCTGGACAATTTGAAAAAATTACTGGTGATTATTTGGAATTTGATGAAGTTTGGGAAAAATATGATAAAATGCTTACTTGGCTTGCATCAACTTATGTAAAAGCATTAAATATTATTCACTACATGCATGACAAATATTCTTATGAAGCATTAGAAATGGCTCTACATTCATTAGATATTAAAAGAACAGAAGCTTGTGGTATAGCTGGACTTTCAATAGTTGCTGACTCACTTGCTGCTATTAAATATGGTAAAGTAAGAGTAATAAGAGATGAAGCTGGAGATGCTGTTGATTATGTTGTAGAACAACCATATGTTCCATTTGGAAATAATGATGATAGAACAGATGAATTAGCAGTAAAAGTTGTAAGAACATTTATGAACAAGATTAGAAGTCATAAAATGTATAGAGATGCTGAACCAACTCAATCAGTATTAACTATAACTTCAAATGTAGTTTATGGAAAGAAAACAGGAAATACTCCAGATGGAAGAAGAGCAGGAGCTCCATTTGGGCCAGGAGCAAACCCTATGCACGGAAGAGATACTAAGGGAGCTGTTGCTTCTCTAGCTTCAGTTGCAAAATTACCGTTTGAAGATGCAAACGATGGAATTTCTTATACATTTGCAATAACTCCTGAAACTTTAGGAAAAACAGATGATGAAAAGAAAAATAACTTAGTTGGACTTCTTGATGGATATTTCAAACAAACAGGACATCACCTAAATGTAAATGTATTTGGAAGAGAATTACTAGAAGATGCTATGGAACATCCAGAAAATTATCCACAATTAACAATTAGAGTTTCTGGATATGCAGTAAACTTCATAAAACTAACAAAAGAACAACAATTAGATGTAATAAACAGAACTATCAGTAATAAAATGTAATAAAATAAATAAGGGGAGAATTTTTCTCCCCTTTACATTAGTATTATAGTAAAAAATAATTCGTTACTAGTCAAATTTTTATTCTAAAATTTGGAGTGTAACTCTCTTATTTTTATTCTATAGGAAAGTATAAATTTAAATAATAAAAGTTAGTCTCTGACGTCCGTATTAGTTCGAAGAGCCTGTGTTCATTGAGCTCGTAGAACTCATAAGGCTGTCAAGAGACTTTATTTATTTGAAAGGGAAAATATGCAAGGTTATATAAATTCATTTGAATCATTTGGAACTAAAGATGGACCGGGAATAAGATTTGTAGTTTTTATGCAAGGCTGTCCTCTAAGATGTCTTTATTGTCATAATGTTGATACTTGGGAGTTAAGAGATAAAAATTATATTAATAGTCCAGAAGAAGTTATAGCAGAGTTAAATAAAGTTAAGGCATTTTTAACTGGAGGTATAACAGTTTCAGGGGGAGAGCCTCTACTTCAAGCAGATTTTGTTTTGGAGCTTTTTAAGTTATGTAAAGAAAACAATATACACACAGCTTTAGATACTTCAGGCTATATATTTACTGAAAAATCAAAAAAAGTTTTAGAATATACAGATTTAGTTTTATTAGATATAAAGCATATAGATAAAGAAATGTATAAGAAAATTACTTCTGTTGATTTAGAACCAACACTTAACTTTTTAAAATATCTAGAAGAAATTAAAAAGCCAACTTGGATTAGATATGTTCTTTTACCTGGGTATAGTGATGATATTAAAGATTTAAATGAATGGGCAAATTTTGTGTCAAAATTTAGTGTTGTTAAAAGAGTAGATATACTTCCATTTCATCAAATGGCAATTTATAAATGGGAGAAAACAGCAAGAGAATACAAATTAAAAGATACAAAAACGCCTACTAAAGATGAAATAAAAAAAGCTGAAGATATTTTTAAAAAATATGACTTACCGTTGTATGTTGAAAGAAAATAATTTTAAGAATGAATTTACCAAAGTTATAAAATAGTTTATTAAATTTTGAAAAAGTAAAATATATATTTTATATGATAAATTAAAAATTTTACTTTACAAAGTTTAGTTTATATAATACACTTATATAGTTAGACACACTATATATAGTGTATTATTTTTTTAGAACCACTATATTAAGTAAATAAAGTCTCTTGACAGCTATACGAATGAGTTCTACGAGCTCAATGAACATAGGCTCTTCGAACTAATACAACGTCAGAAACTAATTTTGCTATTTATGCCTATAAAATAAAAAAGGAGTTTTTAGAAATGATAAAAGTATACGGAAAAGAAAATTGTAGTAAATGTACATCTTTAAAAAATATTTTAGCTAGTAGAAATATTGAGTTTGAATATATAGAAGATTTAAAAACACTTATGATAGTTGCAAGTAAAGCTAGAATTATGAGTGCACCCGTTATTGAATATAATAATAATGTATACACAATGGAAGCCTTTCTTGAGGTGATTTAATTGAATTTTGAGAGAAGAAAAGTTATCAATAGAGATGGAATTATTGAAGAATTGAACATTGAAAAGATTAGAGAAAAACTTGAAAGAGCTTGTGAAGGTTTAGAAGTAAATATGGTTGAACTTGAAAGTAAAATTGATTCAATTTATGAAGAAAATATTACTACTCAAAAAATTCAAGCCTCTCTTATCAACTCAGCCGTTGCTATGACTACTTTTGAAGAAAGTGATTGGTCTTATGTAGCAGGAAGATTACTTATGATGGAAGCTGAGAGAGAAGTCTATCATGCAAGAGGTTTTTCATACAATGATTTTCCGAAAATGATAAAAAAAATGATAGAGTTAGGTCTATATGACAATAGACTTGCAACTTATACAGATGAAGAATTACAAGAACTAGCTAGTTTTATCGTTGTGGATAGAGATATGGTTTATGATTATGCCGGAGCAAATATGCTTGTTAATAGATACTTGATAAGATATGATGGTAAGAGTTATGAATTACCTCAAGAAGTATTTATGGCTATATCTATGATGTTATCTCTAAATGAAGAAAAAGTAAAAACTTCAAATAATAAAAAAAGTAGAATTGAAATAGCAAAAGAATTTTACGATGCATTATCACTTAGAAAATTGTCATTAGCTACACCTATTTTAGCAAATTTAAGAATACCTAACGGGAATTTATCATCTTGTTTTATCACTGCTATAGACGATAATATAGAATCAATTTTTTATAATATAGATTCTATTGCTAAAATTAGTAAAAATGGTGGAGGAGTAGGAGTAAATGTTTCTAGAATAAGAGCTAAAGGGTCTATGGTAAATGGGTATTACAATGCAAGTGGTGGAGTTGTACCTTGGATAAGAATTATCAATGACACAGCTGTTGCTGTAAATCAACAAGGAAGAAGAGCAGGTGCTGTTACAGTTGCACTTGATACTTGGCATCTAGATATAGAAACTTTCTTAGAACTTCAAACTGAAAATGGAGATCAAAGAGGTAAAGCTTACGATATTTATCCCCAAGTTGTTTGTTCAAATCTTTTTATGAAAAGAGTAAAAAATAATGAAACTTGGACTTTAGTTGACCCATATGAAGTAAGAAAAATTTATGGAGTAGAACTTTGTGAACTTTATGGATACGAGTTTGAAGAACTTTATGAGAAAATCGAGAAAGATAATAATATTAAAATAAAGAAAGTTTTAAATGCTAAGGATTTGTTTAAAAGTATCATGAAAACTCAATTAGAAACAGGTATGCCATATATTTTCTATAAAGATAGAGCTAATGAAATGAACCATAATTCACATATGGGAATGATAGGTAATGGAAATTTATGTATGGAAAGTTTCTCTAATTTTAAACCGACAGTTGATTTTATTGAAGATGAAAATGGAAATACTTCTATAAGAAAAAGTGAAATGGGAGAAATTCATACATGTAATTTAATTTCTATGAACTTAGCTGAACTTACTCAAGAAGAAATTGAAAAATATGTTGCTCTTGCTGTTAGAGCATTGGACAACACAATAGATTTAACAGTAACTCCGTTGAAAGAGTCAAATAAACATAATTTATTATATAGAACTGTTGGAGTTGGAGCTATGGGCTTAGCTGATTACTTAGCTAGGGAATATATGATATATGAAGAATCTGTTAATGAAATAGATGAACTTTTTGAAAGAATAGCTATTTATGCAATAAAAGCATCAGCATTACTTTCAAAAGAAAGAGGATCTTATAAAGCATTTAAAGGTTCTAAATGGGATCAAGGTTTATTCTTTGGAAAAACTAATGAATGGTATCAAAAAAATTCTAAATTTAAAGATGAGTGGAATGAAGCTTTTTATTTAGTTCAAGCTCATGGTCTTAGAAATGGAGAGCTTACAGCTATAGCTCCAAATACATCAACATCATTACTTATGGGGTCGACAGCTTCTGTTATTCCAACATTCTCAAGATTTTTTATAGAAAAAAATCAAAGAGGGGCTACACCTAGAACTGTAAAACATCTAAAGGATAGAGCTTGGTTTTATCCAGAATTTAAAAATGTTAATCCTATAACTTATGTAAAGATTATGGCAAAAATTGGTTCGTGGGTAAGTCAAGGAGTATCTATGGAACTTTTATTTGACCTAAATAAAGATATAAAAGCTAAAGATATTTATGATACATTAATTACAGCTTGGGAAGAAGGTTGTAAGAGTGTTTATTATATAAGAACTATACAAAAGAATACAAACAATATAGCCGATAAAGAGGAGTGTGAAAGCTGTAGTGGATAGAAAAAAATTATTTAATCCAGATGGTGATGATACATTAAATGCAAGAAAGATTATAAAGGGAAATTCCACAAATTTATTTAACTTAAATAATGTTAAATTTCAATGGGCTAATCAACTATATAGAACTATGATGGCTAACTTTTGGATACCTGAAAAAGTTGATTTAACTCAAGATAAAAATGATTATGAAAACTTAACTGTCCCTGAAAGAGAAGCCTATGATGGAATATTATCTTTTTTAATATTTTTAGATAGTATACAAACTAATAATATTCCTAATATATCAGACCATATAACAGCTCCGGAAGTTAATTTGCTACTTGCAATTCAAACTTTCCAAGAAGCAATACATTCTCAATCTTATCAATATATAATAGAATCTATACTTCCAAAACAAAGTAGAGATTTGATTTATGATAAATGGAGAGATGATAAGGTTCTATTTGAAAGAAATAGCTTTATAGCTAAAATATATCAAGATTTTATAGATGAACAATCAGATGAAAATTTTGCTAAGGTTATTATAGCTAACTATTTGTTAGAGTCTCTATATTTCTACAATGGATTTAACTTCTTCTATCTATTAGCAAGTAGAAATAAAATGGTTGGGACATCTGATATTATAAGACTTATCAATAGAGATGAACTTTCTCATGTTGTTTTATTTAGAAGTATGGTAAAAGAAATTAAAAACGATTATCCAGAATTTTTTACTGCTGAAACTATTTATTCTATGTTTAAAACAGCTGTTGAACAAGAAATAAATTGGACAGAACATATAATAGGAAATAAGGTTCTTGGAATAACTTCTCAAACAACAGAAGCATATACAAAATGGCTTGCTAATGAGAGATTAAAATCTTTGGGATTGGAACCGTTATATCCTGGATTTAATAAGAATCCATACAAACATTTAGAAAGATTTGCTGACACTGAAGGAGAAGGAAATGTTAAATCAAATTTCTTTGAAGGAACAGTAACAAGTTATAATATGAGTTCTTCTATCGATGGTTGGGAAGATTTCTAAGTAAATTTTAAATTATATTAATTAGAAAAAATAACACCTATAATCTTTTTTATAAAAATTATGGGTGTATTATTTTATATAGGAAAGTATAAATTTAAATAGCAACCTGACAGCCGTATGACTCTTCCGAGCTCACCGAAATGTTCTCCAGAGTAATACGGACGTCGGAGACTAATTTTCATATTAAATTTATACTTTCCTATAAAATAAAAAATCCCACAGTTTTCTGTGGGATAATTTTTTGAATAAACCAATTATCTTTTTGAGAATTGAGGGCTTCTTCTTGCTTTTTTCTTACCGTATTTCTTTCTTTCAACCATTCTTGAGTCTCTAGTTAAGAATCCAGCTTCTCTTAAAGCTTCTTTTAAGCTTTCATCAGCAAGTAATAAAGCTCTTGCAACACCATGTCTGATTGCTCCTGCTTGTCCTGCATTTCCTCCACCTACTACATTAACTTTTACTCCATATTTAGATAAAGTTTCTGTTAATGCTAAAGGTTGTTCAACTATTTTAGATAAGATTGCTCTTCCTCCAAAATAATCTGCCATTGCTTTACCGTTTATTTCTACTCCTTGACCACCAGGGATTAATCTTACTCTAGCTACCGAAGTTTTTCTTCTACCAGTTCCTAAATATTGAATTGTATCTGCCACTGTTCTACCTCCTATAATTCTACCTTATTTGGTTTTTGAGCTTCATGAGCATGTTCAGCTCCTGCAAATGCTCTAAGTCTAGTTAGTTGTTGTCTTCCTAATTTGTTTTTTGGAAGCATTCTCTTAACAGCTAGCATTAAAAGTTCTTCAGGTTTTTTAGCTAGGATTTCTCCTAATTTTCTAGCTCTTATTCCTCCAGGGAATCCAGAGTGATTGTAGTAAACTTTGTTGTTTAATTTGTTTCCAGTTACAACAATTTTATCTACATTTGTAACTACAACATAATCTCCACCATCGATATGAGGAGTAAATGTTAATTTTTCTTTACCCATTAATTTTTTAGCTATCTCAACAGCTAATCTTCCTAAAATTTGTCCTTCTGCGTCGTAGTGATGCCATTCTCTAACAACGTCTTCTTTTCTTTGCATAAAAGTATATTTTTTCACTTTTAAATCCTCCTAATATGGTTATATTTTTCTAATATAACGCAACGGTCCTTTGTGGGAAAGGTTAAATTTATACCTAGTTATTATATTACTTTTTTTGATATATGTCAATTAAAATTGCACTAATTATTTTTTATATTTGACAAATCTAAAAAAAAATGCTAGTATAATCAATCATAGAATCGAATAATTAATCGGATGAAGATATGAGGAGAGATTTTTTATTAAAAATAAAAAACACCGAAGAAGTAACTCTTTCAGG is a genomic window containing:
- a CDS encoding ribonucleoside-diphosphate reductase subunit alpha, whose product is MNFERRKVINRDGIIEELNIEKIREKLERACEGLEVNMVELESKIDSIYEENITTQKIQASLINSAVAMTTFEESDWSYVAGRLLMMEAEREVYHARGFSYNDFPKMIKKMIELGLYDNRLATYTDEELQELASFIVVDRDMVYDYAGANMLVNRYLIRYDGKSYELPQEVFMAISMMLSLNEEKVKTSNNKKSRIEIAKEFYDALSLRKLSLATPILANLRIPNGNLSSCFITAIDDNIESIFYNIDSIAKISKNGGGVGVNVSRIRAKGSMVNGYYNASGGVVPWIRIINDTAVAVNQQGRRAGAVTVALDTWHLDIETFLELQTENGDQRGKAYDIYPQVVCSNLFMKRVKNNETWTLVDPYEVRKIYGVELCELYGYEFEELYEKIEKDNNIKIKKVLNAKDLFKSIMKTQLETGMPYIFYKDRANEMNHNSHMGMIGNGNLCMESFSNFKPTVDFIEDENGNTSIRKSEMGEIHTCNLISMNLAELTQEEIEKYVALAVRALDNTIDLTVTPLKESNKHNLLYRTVGVGAMGLADYLAREYMIYEESVNEIDELFERIAIYAIKASALLSKERGSYKAFKGSKWDQGLFFGKTNEWYQKNSKFKDEWNEAFYLVQAHGLRNGELTAIAPNTSTSLLMGSTASVIPTFSRFFIEKNQRGATPRTVKHLKDRAWFYPEFKNVNPITYVKIMAKIGSWVSQGVSMELLFDLNKDIKAKDIYDTLITAWEEGCKSVYYIRTIQKNTNNIADKEECESCSG
- the recG gene encoding ATP-dependent DNA helicase RecG, which gives rise to MIGKYSDIYLSLEQLPSKTLTDRQLKNLKSLGIVNVYDLLYYFPRAYDDRTNIKKIEELRFNEYVVVKASIMSVVNMTVRTGKKIVKAFVNDGTGLMEILWFGMPYIKKSLKIGEEYLFIGQLKKSNVFQMVNPEYKLYSGQKKMAINEILPIYSSSKNITQNDLRKIIKKILDLFQKNICENIPLELIEKYKILDREKAVKEIHFPSSLKNIEDAKRRFAIEELLILELGILKNRFLLENSDTKKYEIEGKKEKVQLFLSQLSFSLTNAQKKVIKEIYDEISKGKIVNRLIQGDVGSGKTIVAMVMLIYMANNGYQGALMAPTEILANQHYLGIKERLEKIGLRVEVLTSSIKGKKKEKLIEEIKEGLVDIVIGTHSLIEDEVVFKKLGLIVIDEQHRFGVNQRNKLREKGFLGNLLVMSATPIPRSLALSIYGDLDLSIIDERPPGRTPIKTKWIANEDDLEKMYNFIHKKINEGHQAYFVAPLIEESEKMVVKSVDKVYEEIEKRFFDKRIGIIHGKMKAKEKDEVMLKFKNKDYDILVATTVIEVGIDVPASTIMTIYNAERFGLSALHQLRGRVGRGSNQSYCFLISNPSSDTSKQRLSIMEETEDGFKIAEEDLKLRNSGEIFGLKQSGFSDLKFIDIIYDIKTIKLVRDECIEYLKKNKGEIKNTYLKYDIEKKFSDVQSGN
- the rplM gene encoding 50S ribosomal protein L13 — protein: MKKYTFMQRKEDVVREWHHYDAEGQILGRLAVEIAKKLMGKEKLTFTPHIDGGDYVVVTNVDKIVVTGNKLNNKVYYNHSGFPGGIRARKLGEILAKKPEELLMLAVKRMLPKNKLGRQQLTRLRAFAGAEHAHEAQKPNKVEL
- a CDS encoding ribonucleotide-diphosphate reductase subunit beta, coding for MDRKKLFNPDGDDTLNARKIIKGNSTNLFNLNNVKFQWANQLYRTMMANFWIPEKVDLTQDKNDYENLTVPEREAYDGILSFLIFLDSIQTNNIPNISDHITAPEVNLLLAIQTFQEAIHSQSYQYIIESILPKQSRDLIYDKWRDDKVLFERNSFIAKIYQDFIDEQSDENFAKVIIANYLLESLYFYNGFNFFYLLASRNKMVGTSDIIRLINRDELSHVVLFRSMVKEIKNDYPEFFTAETIYSMFKTAVEQEINWTEHIIGNKVLGITSQTTEAYTKWLANERLKSLGLEPLYPGFNKNPYKHLERFADTEGEGNVKSNFFEGTVTSYNMSSSIDGWEDF
- a CDS encoding glutaredoxin domain-containing protein, which encodes MIKVYGKENCSKCTSLKNILASRNIEFEYIEDLKTLMIVASKARIMSAPVIEYNNNVYTMEAFLEVI
- the pflB gene encoding formate C-acetyltransferase, with translation MEAWRSFRDGKWKESINVSDFIKQNYTEYTGDESFLEGPTENTLELWKILSGMLKIEREKGIYDAETKIPSKIDAYGPGYISKELETIVGLQTDAPLKRAIFPNGGLRMVENSLEAFGYQLDPTTKEIYEKYRKSHNSGVFSAYTPAIKAARHTGIITGLPDAYGRGRIIGDYRRVALYGVDRLIAERKREFDAYDPEEMTENIIRDREEMFEQLEALKALKRMAAAYGFDIGRPAETAQEAIQWTYFGYLGAIKDQNGAAMSLGKTAGFLDVYIERDLKEGRITEKQAQEFIDHFVMKLRIVRFLRTPEYDQLFSGDPVWVTESIGGMNNDGRSWVTKNAFRYLNTLYNLGTAPEPNLTILWSEQLPENWKKFCSKVSIDTSSLQYENDDIMRPQFGEDYGIACCVSPMAIGKQMQFFGARANLPKALLYAINGGKDEVKKEQVTPAGQFEKITGDYLEFDEVWEKYDKMLTWLASTYVKALNIIHYMHDKYSYEALEMALHSLDIKRTEACGIAGLSIVADSLAAIKYGKVRVIRDEAGDAVDYVVEQPYVPFGNNDDRTDELAVKVVRTFMNKIRSHKMYRDAEPTQSVLTITSNVVYGKKTGNTPDGRRAGAPFGPGANPMHGRDTKGAVASLASVAKLPFEDANDGISYTFAITPETLGKTDDEKKNNLVGLLDGYFKQTGHHLNVNVFGRELLEDAMEHPENYPQLTIRVSGYAVNFIKLTKEQQLDVINRTISNKM
- the pflA gene encoding pyruvate formate-lyase-activating protein, whose amino-acid sequence is MQGYINSFESFGTKDGPGIRFVVFMQGCPLRCLYCHNVDTWELRDKNYINSPEEVIAELNKVKAFLTGGITVSGGEPLLQADFVLELFKLCKENNIHTALDTSGYIFTEKSKKVLEYTDLVLLDIKHIDKEMYKKITSVDLEPTLNFLKYLEEIKKPTWIRYVLLPGYSDDIKDLNEWANFVSKFSVVKRVDILPFHQMAIYKWEKTAREYKLKDTKTPTKDEIKKAEDIFKKYDLPLYVERK
- the rpsI gene encoding 30S ribosomal protein S9, whose product is MADTIQYLGTGRRKTSVARVRLIPGGQGVEINGKAMADYFGGRAILSKIVEQPLALTETLSKYGVKVNVVGGGNAGQAGAIRHGVARALLLADESLKEALREAGFLTRDSRMVERKKYGKKKARRSPQFSKR